The Sphaerospermopsis torques-reginae ITEP-024 genome has a window encoding:
- a CDS encoding SRPBCC family protein, with amino-acid sequence MTTENNTAGLDSPNLIDDNSLDIALETKLDVDSVIIQVEKLAERQRQITAKVQIPHPVEKVWKILTDYEALPQFIPNLAKSCLLDHPNGGIRLEQIGSQRLLNFKFCARVVLDLEEIFPKLINFQMVEGDFKGFSGCWSLEPYTFGTSQCTNLCYTIQVWTKLTMPIAIIEKRLSKDLQLNLLAIRQRANELSNA; translated from the coding sequence GTGACTACAGAAAACAACACAGCGGGACTTGATTCCCCCAACCTCATTGATGACAATAGTCTAGATATTGCTCTAGAAACCAAATTGGATGTTGATTCAGTCATTATCCAAGTGGAGAAATTAGCAGAGCGACAGAGGCAAATTACCGCCAAAGTCCAAATTCCTCACCCTGTGGAAAAAGTCTGGAAAATTCTCACAGACTATGAAGCCTTACCTCAATTTATCCCTAATCTCGCCAAAAGTTGTTTGTTAGACCATCCCAATGGAGGTATACGCTTAGAACAGATAGGATCGCAGCGTTTGCTCAATTTCAAGTTTTGTGCGCGTGTGGTTTTGGATCTAGAAGAAATCTTTCCCAAACTCATCAACTTCCAAATGGTAGAAGGAGACTTCAAAGGTTTTTCCGGTTGCTGGAGCTTAGAACCTTATACCTTTGGTACAAGTCAATGTACTAACCTCTGCTACACAATTCAAGTTTGGACAAAACTAACAATGCCAATAGCAATTATTGAAAAACGTCTCAGCAAAGACCTACAACTAAACCTTCTAGCAATTCGCCAAAGAGCTAACGAATTAAGTAATGCTTAA